A section of the Methanoculleus horonobensis genome encodes:
- a CDS encoding CDP-alcohol phosphatidyltransferase family protein, with protein sequence MNITSLRPKFIKYTEPIASFFIRLGVTPNQVSVLSVLFGFSCALAFAGRHFIAGSLLLFVSAILDLVDGNVARKNHAESRFGAVFDWIADKYVDAAVILGVGFSGIPIISHLVNVPPVADFGVVGLALAGSLMNTFIKPVTYAEIGYSERVAGKIEDPLEGVGFFGRPETILVLVLGGVTGLLWVAVLLIAICTNLSAAQRVFYLYRRYS encoded by the coding sequence ATGAATATAACCTCCCTGCGGCCGAAATTCATCAAATATACGGAGCCAATCGCGTCGTTTTTTATACGCCTGGGCGTTACGCCGAACCAGGTCTCGGTGCTCTCCGTGCTCTTCGGCTTTTCGTGCGCACTTGCCTTCGCCGGGCGCCACTTCATTGCGGGCAGCCTGCTCCTGTTCGTCTCGGCGATCCTCGATCTGGTGGACGGCAACGTCGCCCGGAAGAATCATGCGGAGAGCCGGTTCGGGGCGGTCTTCGACTGGATCGCCGACAAATACGTCGACGCGGCGGTCATCCTCGGCGTGGGGTTCTCCGGCATCCCCATCATCAGCCACCTGGTGAACGTCCCGCCGGTCGCCGACTTCGGTGTCGTGGGGCTGGCGCTCGCGGGGTCGCTGATGAACACCTTCATCAAGCCGGTCACGTATGCTGAGATCGGGTATTCCGAGAGGGTCGCCGGGAAGATCGAGGATCCCCTCGAGGGGGTAGGCTTCTTCGGCAGGCCCGAGACGATCCTCGTGCTGGTGCTCGGCGGTGTGACCGGGCTCCTCTGGGTTGCGGTGCTCCTCATCGCGATCTGCACGAACCTCTCCGCGGCCCAGCGGGTCTTCTACCTCTACCGCCGGTACTCCTGA
- a CDS encoding hydantoinase/oxoprolinase family protein: protein MIGIDIGGANLKVVDDTGVHIHYCPLWQGAPLAALLKPYAGEPAAVVMSGELADCFASKMDGIRWIVEAVQEVIPGAVFYGTDAAFHTRPVPALAAANWLASADYLRENHADAVLLDVGSTTADVIPLNRFEDLKGLTDTRRLQEQYLVYTGMLRTNVATLVSSVTLDGTATPVSTEYFAASADAHLALGQITPEDYTSPAPDDGEKTPQAALRRLARVVCADLDEIGRDGALAVARVFWDAQRTLIARAVDRAVSRSGAGRLITAGIGADLFARELGGVTLQEEIGEVSDALPAYAVREVALRRAGGT from the coding sequence ATGATCGGGATCGATATCGGCGGCGCGAACCTCAAGGTCGTCGACGATACCGGCGTGCATATCCACTACTGCCCCCTCTGGCAGGGCGCGCCGCTCGCCGCTCTCCTCAAACCCTATGCCGGAGAGCCCGCCGCCGTGGTGATGAGCGGGGAGCTCGCCGACTGCTTTGCGAGCAAGATGGACGGCATCCGGTGGATCGTCGAAGCGGTGCAGGAGGTCATTCCCGGCGCTGTCTTCTACGGCACCGACGCGGCGTTCCATACCCGGCCGGTTCCGGCCCTTGCCGCCGCGAACTGGCTGGCGTCGGCCGACTACCTGCGGGAGAACCATGCCGACGCGGTGCTCCTCGACGTGGGAAGCACCACCGCCGACGTCATCCCCCTGAACCGTTTTGAAGACCTCAAGGGGCTGACCGACACCCGGCGGCTGCAGGAGCAGTACCTAGTCTACACCGGCATGCTCCGGACGAACGTCGCGACGCTGGTCTCGTCGGTCACGCTCGACGGGACGGCGACCCCGGTGAGCACCGAGTACTTCGCCGCAAGCGCCGACGCCCACCTCGCGCTCGGCCAGATCACCCCGGAGGACTACACCTCCCCTGCACCCGACGACGGCGAGAAGACCCCCCAAGCGGCGCTAAGGAGGCTTGCCCGGGTGGTCTGCGCCGATCTCGACGAGATCGGGAGGGACGGGGCGCTGGCAGTCGCCCGGGTGTTCTGGGATGCCCAGCGAACGCTGATCGCCCGCGCAGTAGATCGTGCAGTATCCCGGAGCGGTGCCGGGCGTCTGATCACGGCCGGGATTGGAGCGGACCTCTTTGCCCGCGAACTCGGCGGCGTTACGCTTCAAGAAGAGATCGGAGAAGTCTCGGATGCACTGCCGGCATACGCGGTCAGGGAGGTGGCGCTACGGCGCGCCGGTGGAACCTGA
- a CDS encoding TATA-box-binding protein, translating to MNEHRPEESLKIENIVASAKVTESLDLPSLASRLKDAEYNKKRFPGVVLRMQDPKIAALVFGSGKVVLTGAKSIDSLSRGLDILADQLRALDIDIPENPEYKIQNIVTSADLGTPINLNKIAVGFNLDKIEYEPEQFPGLVYRLDDPKVVVLLFGSGKLIITGGKVPEDAQRAVRRILSELSSLGLI from the coding sequence ATGAATGAGCACAGACCAGAGGAGTCCCTCAAGATAGAAAATATCGTCGCTTCCGCGAAAGTGACGGAGTCTCTTGATCTACCCTCTCTTGCGTCCCGGCTTAAGGACGCGGAATACAATAAGAAGCGGTTCCCCGGCGTCGTTCTCCGGATGCAGGACCCGAAGATCGCCGCGCTCGTCTTCGGTTCCGGCAAGGTCGTCCTGACGGGCGCAAAGAGCATCGACAGCCTCTCGCGCGGCCTGGATATCCTCGCCGACCAGCTGCGGGCGCTCGACATCGACATCCCCGAGAACCCGGAGTATAAGATTCAGAACATCGTCACATCCGCAGACCTCGGGACGCCAATCAACCTCAATAAGATCGCCGTGGGCTTCAACCTGGACAAGATCGAGTACGAACCCGAGCAGTTCCCCGGGCTCGTGTACCGGCTCGATGACCCCAAGGTGGTCGTCCTCCTCTTCGGGTCCGGCAAACTGATCATCACGGGCGGCAAGGTGCCCGAGGATGCGCAGCGTGCGGTACGGCGGATCCTCTCCGAACTTTCCAGTCTCGGGCTCATCTGA
- a CDS encoding ATP-grasp domain-containing protein has translation MKVFLAEYSVCNDPELAPEGAAMLAAIRGSFERCGYEVVTPERPDFEGEIKRLAPECDVGLVIAPDHLLFRYTHLLEGLTHNIGCGSMNAAVCANKQRTADILSRNGIAVPPTAGEGRRVVKPITGCGALGVRLTDEEPGAGEFAQTYVEGEALSVSLVGSRVTGNVCEFYTGAVPLLLAVNRQEIAVADEGRFLYLGGETPVHPDREEEIVDLAVRAMNVLGCQGYAGIDVVAGDRIYVVDVNPRPTTSLVGIAAVMEEEIADILVAASHGEAPAEVHLAGRVRFDKDGGLHRL, from the coding sequence ATGAAGGTCTTTCTCGCCGAATACTCCGTATGCAACGACCCCGAGCTTGCGCCCGAGGGCGCCGCCATGCTCGCCGCCATACGCGGCAGCTTTGAGCGGTGCGGCTACGAGGTGGTGACGCCCGAGCGCCCCGACTTCGAGGGCGAGATCAAGAGGCTCGCGCCGGAGTGCGACGTAGGCCTGGTCATCGCACCGGATCACCTCCTCTTCCGGTACACGCATCTCCTCGAAGGGCTGACCCACAACATCGGGTGCGGGAGCATGAACGCGGCGGTCTGCGCCAACAAGCAGCGGACGGCGGATATCCTCTCCCGGAACGGGATAGCCGTTCCCCCCACTGCCGGGGAAGGAAGGAGAGTCGTCAAACCGATCACGGGCTGCGGCGCTCTCGGGGTCCGCCTGACGGATGAGGAGCCGGGAGCCGGCGAGTTTGCACAGACCTACGTCGAAGGAGAGGCGCTGAGCGTGAGCCTGGTGGGGAGCCGGGTGACCGGCAACGTCTGCGAGTTCTACACGGGCGCCGTGCCGCTCCTGCTCGCCGTCAACCGGCAGGAGATCGCCGTCGCGGACGAAGGGAGGTTCCTCTACCTCGGGGGAGAGACGCCCGTCCATCCCGATCGCGAGGAGGAGATCGTCGATCTTGCCGTCCGGGCGATGAACGTCCTCGGGTGCCAGGGGTACGCCGGGATCGACGTCGTCGCCGGTGACCGGATCTACGTCGTGGACGTCAACCCGAGGCCCACGACCAGCCTGGTCGGGATCGCGGCCGTCATGGAGGAGGAGATCGCCGATATCCTTGTTGCAGCGTCGCACGGCGAGGCGCCGGCGGAGGTGCACCTCGCCGGGAGGGTGCGGTTCGACAAGGACGGGGGGCTTCACCGGCTATGA
- a CDS encoding RibD family protein: MPEYDRPHVLMMSEITVDGKLTLKRGASSKILMKYMAPETELLLHKTRAEYDAIMVGANTIRIDNSFLTVRLVEGKSPLRVIPSSRADIPPDANVLGPDARTVIAVSEAAPAENVARLRDCGVDVVVVGEKDIDLPGLMRVLKRDYGVERMMIEGGPTLNWSMLNHRLVDEIRLIHLPFIVGGADTPSLVGGMHIETEEEMFRLSLKRHYMCGSNLVTEWDVLYHPRE; encoded by the coding sequence ATGCCAGAATACGACAGGCCGCACGTCCTCATGATGTCGGAGATCACCGTCGACGGGAAACTTACCCTGAAGCGCGGGGCTTCGAGCAAGATCCTCATGAAGTACATGGCCCCCGAAACCGAACTCCTCCTCCACAAAACCCGGGCGGAATACGACGCCATCATGGTCGGGGCGAACACCATCAGGATCGACAACTCATTCCTGACGGTCAGGCTGGTCGAGGGAAAGAGCCCGCTCCGCGTCATTCCAAGCAGCCGGGCGGATATCCCGCCGGACGCAAACGTCCTCGGACCTGACGCGAGAACCGTCATCGCCGTCAGCGAGGCCGCGCCGGCGGAGAATGTCGCCCGGCTCCGGGACTGCGGCGTCGACGTCGTCGTCGTGGGCGAGAAAGACATAGACCTGCCGGGACTGATGCGGGTCCTGAAGAGAGACTACGGCGTCGAGCGGATGATGATCGAGGGGGGGCCGACGCTGAACTGGTCGATGCTGAACCACCGCCTCGTTGACGAGATACGCCTTATTCACCTGCCGTTCATCGTCGGTGGCGCCGACACCCCGTCGCTCGTCGGCGGCATGCACATCGAGACCGAGGAGGAGATGTTCCGGCTCTCCTTGAAGCGCCACTACATGTGTGGGAGCAACCTGGTCACCGAGTGGGATGTTCTCTACCATCCCCGCGAATAA
- the pth2 gene encoding peptidyl-tRNA hydrolase Pth2 produces the protein MPDMREFKWKQCLVVRADIKMSCGKKCAQIAHAAIGAYEKADKIAKKAWFDEGQKKVVLKASSERQLFELKTIAERAGIPASIIQDAGMTEIPPGTVTALGLGPARSEDLDRITGDLSLL, from the coding sequence ATGCCGGATATGCGGGAGTTCAAGTGGAAGCAGTGCCTGGTCGTGCGCGCCGACATCAAGATGAGTTGCGGCAAGAAGTGTGCGCAGATCGCCCACGCCGCCATCGGGGCGTACGAGAAGGCCGACAAGATTGCAAAGAAGGCCTGGTTCGACGAAGGGCAGAAGAAAGTGGTGCTGAAGGCTTCGTCCGAGCGGCAGCTCTTTGAACTCAAGACGATCGCGGAGCGGGCGGGCATCCCCGCGTCGATCATCCAGGACGCCGGGATGACCGAGATTCCGCCGGGAACCGTGACGGCGCTCGGCCTCGGCCCCGCTCGCTCCGAAGACCTCGACCGTATCACCGGAGACCTCTCGTTGCTATGA
- the truD gene encoding tRNA pseudouridine(13) synthase TruD, producing MMPSPHPLEVDLGMRYYASDDPGIGGRLRASPADFAVEELPLPIADPDGPYLICRLIKTNWELQRAVKEIAKRLGISHRRIAWAGTKDKNAVTTQFISIYDVPPEAVEQVHLADITLEVVGRSQHSLSLGSLAGNRFDIAIRDCIEDGLAARVQAATEVASAGIPNYYGLQRFGVVRPVTHLVGEKILKGDYEGAVTIYIGRAYPRESEEGQRARTHFTETHDARAALADLPIRMTYERAMANHLVANPGDYAGALRALPPKLLSLLVSAYQSYLFNRALSSRIDAGMSLTDPEVGDRLLFLDGREDIVSARNRQAALMQIRRGRCRIALFIPGSEPIVSHGPMDEMMQELMAESGIDAGDFKRASRFVKTAFAGVLRPISLSADVEADVSGADVRLRFTLPPGHYATTVCREYMKADPYVMI from the coding sequence ATGATGCCCTCGCCCCATCCCCTTGAGGTGGATCTCGGGATGCGCTACTACGCATCCGATGATCCCGGTATCGGCGGGCGGCTCCGCGCAAGCCCCGCCGACTTCGCCGTCGAAGAACTCCCGCTTCCGATCGCCGACCCGGACGGCCCCTACCTCATCTGCCGGCTCATCAAGACGAACTGGGAACTCCAGCGGGCGGTCAAGGAGATTGCAAAGCGGCTCGGCATCAGCCACCGGAGGATCGCCTGGGCGGGGACGAAGGACAAGAACGCGGTGACCACCCAGTTCATATCGATCTACGATGTCCCGCCCGAAGCGGTCGAACAGGTGCACCTCGCGGATATCACGCTTGAGGTCGTCGGGCGGTCGCAGCACTCGCTTTCCCTCGGCAGCCTCGCGGGCAACCGGTTCGATATCGCCATCCGCGACTGCATCGAAGACGGCCTCGCGGCGCGGGTGCAGGCGGCGACGGAGGTGGCGTCCGCCGGGATACCGAACTACTACGGGCTGCAGCGGTTCGGCGTCGTCCGGCCGGTCACGCACCTCGTCGGCGAGAAGATCCTCAAGGGCGACTACGAAGGCGCCGTGACCATATACATCGGCCGGGCCTACCCCCGGGAGTCGGAGGAGGGACAGCGCGCCCGGACTCATTTCACCGAGACCCACGATGCCCGGGCGGCGCTCGCCGACCTACCCATACGGATGACCTACGAGCGGGCGATGGCGAACCACCTCGTCGCGAACCCCGGCGACTATGCCGGCGCGCTCCGGGCGCTCCCCCCGAAGCTCCTCTCGCTCCTGGTGAGCGCATACCAGTCCTACCTCTTCAACCGCGCGCTCTCCTCCCGGATCGACGCAGGAATGTCGCTCACCGATCCCGAAGTCGGCGACCGGCTCCTCTTTCTGGATGGTCGCGAGGATATCGTCTCCGCGCGAAACCGGCAGGCGGCCCTGATGCAGATCCGCCGCGGCCGGTGCCGGATCGCCCTCTTCATCCCGGGTTCGGAACCGATAGTGTCGCACGGGCCGATGGACGAGATGATGCAGGAACTGATGGCCGAGTCGGGCATCGACGCCGGAGACTTCAAGCGCGCCTCCCGGTTCGTGAAGACGGCGTTTGCCGGCGTTCTGAGACCGATCAGCCTCTCCGCCGACGTGGAGGCGGACGTATCCGGTGCGGACGTCCGGCTCAGATTCACGCTCCCTCCCGGCCACTACGCGACGACGGTCTGCCGGGAGTATATGAAGGCCGACCCGTACGTGATGATCTAG
- the surE gene encoding 5'/3'-nucleotidase SurE, producing the protein MKPKILLTNDDGITSTGLWAAYDALAPIADVTVVAPATQQSAVGRSISIFEPIRANQVTMNGVTAYSVGGKPTDAVIIGLFALHLNPDLVVSGVNIGENLSFESIMTSGTVGAALEASNQGVPSLAFSLQVEDQGDKFDDPSRIIDRYSDAKRVIREICEKVFANGFPGKAHVINVNIPARVRGGYEITRLAEKLFYTGVEERLDPRGRPYYWIDGPLYEDAEEGTDVHAVQRGNVSITPITLDCTAYAAADELKGIFDGMHI; encoded by the coding sequence ATGAAGCCCAAGATTCTGCTCACCAACGACGATGGGATAACCTCTACGGGACTCTGGGCGGCATACGACGCGCTCGCGCCGATCGCCGACGTCACCGTGGTCGCGCCTGCCACCCAGCAGAGCGCCGTAGGAAGGTCTATCTCCATCTTCGAGCCTATTCGTGCGAATCAGGTGACGATGAACGGCGTGACCGCCTACTCGGTCGGCGGGAAACCGACCGATGCCGTGATCATCGGACTCTTCGCGCTGCACCTGAACCCCGATCTTGTGGTCAGCGGGGTAAACATCGGCGAGAACCTCTCGTTCGAGTCGATCATGACCTCGGGAACCGTCGGGGCCGCGCTCGAGGCGTCGAACCAGGGGGTGCCGTCCCTTGCCTTCTCGCTCCAGGTGGAGGACCAGGGCGACAAGTTCGACGACCCCTCGCGGATCATCGACCGGTACTCCGACGCGAAACGGGTGATTCGCGAGATCTGCGAGAAAGTTTTTGCAAACGGGTTCCCCGGAAAGGCTCACGTCATCAACGTGAATATTCCGGCACGGGTGCGCGGCGGATACGAGATCACCCGCCTTGCCGAGAAACTCTTCTACACCGGCGTTGAGGAGCGCCTCGACCCGCGCGGCCGTCCCTACTACTGGATCGACGGGCCGCTGTACGAGGATGCGGAGGAAGGCACCGATGTGCACGCGGTGCAGAGAGGCAACGTCTCCATCACGCCGATCACCCTCGACTGCACGGCGTATGCCGCCGCGGACGAGCTCAAGGGCATCTTCGACGGCATGCATATCTGA
- the acs gene encoding acetate--CoA ligase, translated as MAENFDVKLEEAKYYTPEAHCREQSWVGDYNQAYREFLSDPDGFWDTVARELEWFQPWDRVKEWNYPYARWFLNGKLNITHNCLDRHVHNQRRNKVAIMWRGETEEEERIFTYRQLFQAVCRFANGLKRLGVGKGDRVCIYMPVVPEQIVAMLACARIGAIHTVVFGGFGVSALNQRITGTDAKVVITADVTYRRGKAIPLKNIVEEAVVNAPSVERIVILRRDLDKPVELHPEMEVDYYDLTEGVERECPAEPMDAEDPLFILYTSGTTGSPKGIVHTCGGYMVGTYYTTRHVFDVKDNDIYWCTADPGWITGHSYGVYGPLLNGATCLIAETTPDYPDPGTYWNLIEEYGVTIFYTAPTAIRMFMRVGEEWPDRYNLSSLRVLGSVGEPLNPEAFEWFYRTIGKDRCPIVDTWWQTETGMHMVTTMIGEPMRPGFAGKPIPGVVADVVDMAGNPCPPGTGGLLVVREPWPSMMRTIWNDDDRYRKYWNTVPGCYTAADLAVKDKDGYIMVIGRSDDLIVVAGHNIGTAEVESALVSHEAVAEAAVIGKPDALKGNTIKAFVILRNGREPGEKLRNDLVYHVRMTLGPIAIPSEIEFVDSLPKTRSGKIMRRVLKAQELGMDPGDISTLEE; from the coding sequence ATGGCGGAAAATTTTGATGTCAAACTCGAGGAGGCGAAGTACTATACCCCCGAAGCCCACTGCAGGGAGCAGTCCTGGGTCGGGGACTACAACCAGGCCTACCGGGAGTTCCTTTCAGACCCCGACGGGTTCTGGGACACCGTCGCCAGAGAACTCGAGTGGTTCCAGCCCTGGGATCGGGTGAAGGAGTGGAACTATCCCTACGCCAGGTGGTTCCTGAACGGCAAACTCAACATCACCCACAACTGCCTGGACCGCCACGTCCACAACCAGCGGCGCAACAAGGTCGCGATCATGTGGCGGGGAGAGACCGAGGAGGAAGAGCGGATCTTCACCTACCGCCAGCTCTTCCAGGCCGTCTGCCGGTTCGCAAACGGCCTGAAGCGTCTCGGAGTCGGGAAGGGCGACCGGGTCTGCATCTACATGCCGGTGGTGCCCGAACAGATCGTCGCCATGCTCGCCTGCGCCCGGATAGGAGCGATCCACACGGTCGTCTTCGGCGGGTTCGGCGTCAGCGCGCTCAACCAGCGCATCACGGGCACCGATGCTAAGGTGGTCATCACCGCCGACGTCACCTACCGGCGGGGCAAGGCAATCCCGCTCAAGAACATCGTCGAGGAGGCGGTCGTCAACGCGCCCTCCGTCGAGCGGATCGTCATTCTCCGGCGGGATCTCGACAAGCCCGTCGAACTCCATCCCGAGATGGAGGTGGACTACTACGACCTGACGGAGGGCGTCGAGCGGGAGTGCCCGGCCGAACCGATGGATGCGGAAGACCCGCTCTTCATCCTGTACACGAGCGGCACCACCGGATCCCCGAAGGGCATCGTCCACACCTGCGGCGGCTACATGGTCGGAACCTACTACACCACCCGCCACGTCTTCGACGTCAAGGACAACGATATCTACTGGTGCACTGCCGATCCCGGCTGGATCACCGGCCACAGTTACGGCGTCTACGGCCCGCTCCTGAACGGCGCAACCTGCCTCATCGCCGAGACAACTCCGGACTACCCGGACCCGGGCACCTACTGGAACCTCATCGAGGAGTACGGCGTCACCATCTTCTACACCGCCCCGACCGCCATCCGGATGTTCATGCGGGTGGGTGAAGAGTGGCCGGACCGCTACAACCTCTCGTCGCTCCGCGTCCTCGGGTCGGTCGGCGAGCCGCTCAACCCCGAGGCGTTCGAGTGGTTCTACCGCACCATCGGCAAAGACCGGTGCCCGATCGTGGACACCTGGTGGCAGACCGAGACCGGGATGCATATGGTGACCACGATGATCGGCGAGCCGATGCGCCCCGGGTTTGCGGGAAAACCGATCCCGGGCGTCGTCGCGGACGTCGTCGATATGGCGGGCAACCCGTGCCCGCCGGGGACGGGCGGCCTCCTGGTCGTCAGGGAGCCCTGGCCGTCGATGATGCGGACGATCTGGAACGATGACGACCGATACCGCAAGTACTGGAACACCGTCCCGGGATGCTACACTGCGGCCGACCTCGCGGTGAAGGACAAGGACGGCTACATCATGGTGATCGGGCGATCCGACGACCTGATCGTCGTCGCCGGGCACAACATCGGGACGGCCGAGGTCGAGAGCGCGCTTGTCTCCCATGAGGCCGTGGCGGAGGCCGCGGTCATCGGGAAACCCGACGCCCTGAAGGGGAACACCATCAAAGCCTTCGTCATCCTCAGAAACGGCCGGGAGCCCGGTGAGAAGCTGAGAAACGATCTCGTCTACCATGTCAGGATGACACTCGGTCCCATCGCCATACCGTCCGAGATTGAGTTCGTCGATTCGCTCCCGAAGACCCGGAGCGGCAAGATCATGCGCCGGGTCTTAAAAGCACAGGAGCTGGGTATGGACCCCGGTGATATCTCGACATTGGAAGAGTAG
- a CDS encoding ArsR family transcriptional regulator, producing MRSDKVRYFTPRDEELAELLMGIGIKRNVSKVLVYLANTEEATSRDIERGTDLRQPEVSIAMRYLKECDWIDTRESKSESKGRPVKIYTLSRSITEIMDTIEKEKKKEARHQLDLIQKMRECISTQ from the coding sequence ATGAGGTCCGATAAGGTACGGTATTTTACGCCACGCGACGAAGAACTCGCCGAGCTCTTGATGGGCATCGGCATCAAAAGAAACGTCTCCAAAGTGCTCGTATACCTGGCAAATACCGAGGAGGCGACATCCCGGGACATCGAGCGCGGCACCGATCTCCGCCAGCCCGAAGTCAGCATCGCCATGCGCTACCTTAAAGAATGCGACTGGATCGATACCCGCGAGAGCAAGTCGGAGAGCAAGGGAAGGCCGGTGAAGATCTACACGCTCTCGCGCTCAATAACGGAGATCATGGATACAATCGAGAAAGAAAAGAAGAAGGAAGCCCGGCATCAGTTAGACCTCATCCAGAAGATGCGGGAATGCATCTCAACGCAGTGA
- a CDS encoding transcription factor S: MMFCPQCKGLMISSGGQLKCKKCGYIREIDDSDRLKKTDKRVEKEITIVDEEDKIATLPTASIKCPECDCTTAFWWLRQLRAADESEVRFFRCTACGKTWREYD; the protein is encoded by the coding sequence ATGATGTTCTGTCCGCAGTGCAAAGGTCTGATGATATCGTCCGGTGGTCAGCTGAAATGTAAAAAATGCGGCTATATCCGTGAGATCGACGATTCCGACCGGTTAAAGAAGACAGACAAACGCGTGGAGAAAGAGATCACCATCGTCGACGAAGAGGACAAGATAGCGACCCTCCCGACCGCGAGCATCAAGTGCCCGGAGTGCGACTGCACGACGGCATTCTGGTGGCTGCGGCAGCTGCGTGCGGCGGATGAGAGCGAAGTTCGGTTCTTCCGGTGCACCGCCTGCGGCAAGACCTGGCGCGAGTACGATTGA
- the artA gene encoding archaeosortase A, which translates to MKDYLVLISCICFLAFLIPGRYRKYFALGGWISIVGYLFLELPHYFSLNNFMYPAIAVLSVPFLYITAKYLLRDDPRVMQVSMIAAVAFLIYAPFGYMPALGNWLIAAVADQTAAALAAVGYPVTFQAWNLMERNGFQTEIILACTGIQSIAIMLGVAWGVQSTLKQKIVGFFIVFPTIYILNIVRNVFVIAAYTEQWFPYLPEIAGNGELGYESFFWAHNVMAELGALVFLVVLAYALFMIVPQLGTLAENLYRLYRGEVERVVRPNAGKTER; encoded by the coding sequence ATGAAGGACTACCTGGTGCTGATCTCCTGCATCTGTTTTCTCGCCTTTCTCATCCCGGGCAGGTACCGGAAGTACTTCGCACTCGGCGGGTGGATAAGCATCGTCGGATACCTCTTCCTCGAGCTCCCCCACTACTTCTCACTCAATAACTTCATGTACCCGGCGATAGCCGTCCTTTCGGTACCCTTCCTCTATATCACCGCAAAATACCTGCTCCGCGACGACCCCCGGGTGATGCAGGTCTCGATGATTGCCGCCGTGGCATTCCTGATCTACGCTCCCTTCGGTTACATGCCCGCACTCGGGAACTGGCTGATTGCAGCCGTCGCCGACCAGACCGCGGCGGCGCTCGCGGCGGTCGGCTACCCCGTAACCTTCCAGGCCTGGAACCTGATGGAGCGCAACGGGTTCCAGACCGAGATCATCCTCGCCTGCACCGGCATTCAGAGCATCGCGATCATGCTCGGGGTCGCCTGGGGCGTGCAGTCGACGCTGAAGCAGAAGATCGTCGGCTTCTTCATCGTATTCCCGACGATCTACATCCTCAATATCGTGCGGAACGTCTTCGTGATCGCGGCCTATACCGAACAGTGGTTCCCCTACCTGCCCGAGATCGCCGGCAACGGCGAACTCGGGTACGAGAGTTTCTTCTGGGCGCACAACGTCATGGCAGAACTCGGGGCTCTTGTCTTTCTCGTGGTCCTCGCCTACGCCCTCTTCATGATCGTGCCCCAGCTCGGCACCCTCGCGGAAAACCTCTACCGCCTCTACCGCGGCGAAGTGGAGCGGGTTGTCCGACCGAACGCGGGAAAGACCGAACGCTGA
- the rpiA gene encoding ribose-5-phosphate isomerase RpiA has protein sequence MSAAEQAASKRNAGYRAAEEVEDGMVVGLGTGSTVFFAMERLGERIAEDGLTIVGVPTSYQAAIRARRYGIPLASLDEHPELDIAIDGADQIDPALHLIKGRGAALLREKCVCDAARRALIVVDGTKMVETLNAPVPVEVLPFAVEAVSRRLAALGADPVLREGVKKDGPVVTDNGNFIVDCNFGTIADPGRLEAEIASIPGALECGLFTAYTEKITVIIGEEKGCSVISLR, from the coding sequence ATGAGTGCAGCAGAACAGGCGGCATCGAAGAGGAACGCAGGCTACCGCGCGGCAGAAGAGGTCGAGGACGGGATGGTCGTCGGGCTCGGCACCGGGTCGACCGTCTTCTTCGCGATGGAGCGGCTGGGCGAGCGGATAGCAGAGGACGGGCTCACCATCGTCGGCGTCCCGACCTCTTACCAGGCGGCCATCCGGGCACGCCGGTACGGCATTCCCCTCGCGAGCCTCGACGAGCACCCCGAACTCGATATCGCCATCGACGGGGCCGACCAGATCGATCCCGCTCTCCACCTGATCAAGGGGCGCGGTGCCGCGCTTCTGCGGGAGAAGTGCGTCTGCGACGCGGCGCGGAGGGCGCTCATCGTCGTTGATGGGACAAAGATGGTGGAGACCCTGAACGCGCCCGTGCCGGTAGAAGTGCTCCCGTTCGCCGTGGAGGCGGTCTCCCGCCGGCTTGCGGCGCTCGGTGCCGACCCGGTTCTCCGGGAAGGGGTGAAGAAAGACGGCCCGGTCGTAACCGACAACGGCAACTTCATCGTCGACTGCAATTTCGGGACGATCGCAGACCCCGGGCGCCTGGAGGCGGAGATCGCCTCGATCCCCGGTGCGCTGGAGTGCGGCCTGTTCACGGCCTACACGGAAAAAATAACGGTTATTATCGGTGAGGAGAAGGGTTGCAGCGTCATATCACTGCGTTGA